The Amia ocellicauda isolate fAmiCal2 chromosome 16, fAmiCal2.hap1, whole genome shotgun sequence nucleotide sequence AGGCTTCTGTTTGTTTACAGTTTACTGTGGTTTGTTTGTTGATTTGATGAccatatttttatatgtattgttttttgttttgaatgtatttacGTCATTTGATATGAATGGCACTATAAACACACCGAACTgaccaataaatcaataaaaccgCAGCACCCGTCTGTCCAGCTGTACATCACTATCATCATCATGAGCATGGAGCAGCACAAGACAGAGAAGAAAaggaggagaaagaaagaagaggaagaagaaaaggAGAAGGAAGGAGAAGAAAGAATGAAGGAGGAGAAAGACAAGAGAAggaaggagaagaaaagaaatgaAGAAGGAAGGAGAAGCAGAAGAAAGacgaaaagaagaagaaagaagaggaaggagaagaaaagaaaaggatgaGAGGAGAGGATGAAGGAGGAGAAGCACAGCAGGCAGCGAGGCGCAGCGGGGGGCTGGTGGAGGAACGGGAAGCTCTTCACCTGCACACCTGAAGCTCTGGGCGGTCAGGCCCTTCTCCACCGCCAGGCAGGTGAGGATGCGCAGGAAGCTGCTGGTGACGGACTGGCGCTGCCCCCGCTGGGCGTCCCGGCGTCGCCGCTGCTCGCGGTTGGGCTTCCCTCGCAGCACCACGGCGCCGGCGGCCGGGgcggggccgggggggtcggcgcgCTGGGCGGCGGCGGCGGTGCGCAGGGCCTCCACCCAGTCCTGGGCCCGGCGCTCGGTCTCGGCGCGCAGCCGCAGCACATCATTGGCGAACACCACCTGGAAGGCGGTGCGGCCCTCAGAGTCGTCGCGCTGCACGGCCAGGCAGCCGGACAGGGCACGGCGCAGCAGCGGCTCCGACACCGGGCCCCGGCCCTCCGTGGGGAAGGCCTGCAGCAGCGCCTTGCTCAGCACGAAGGTGAAGGCCTTCCAGTTGTTGAGGTCGGTTAGCTGGTACAGCACCCCGGCCTTCAGCACGTCCTGGCAGCGCTGGGTGAACAGGGGCAGGGCGGTGGGCCGGCAGGGCGGGCGCGGGGCTGGGGCAGAGGGCGCCACCGCCGGGTCCTCGCCCTGCTGCACCGGCCGCACGGCCAGGACGCGCTCCCACAGCCGCTGCCGCCAGTCCAGCGCCTCCCACTGGCAGGGCGCGCGCAGCTGCAGCCGGGTGCTGTTAAAGAAGAGCGCCTGCAGGACGCGCCCATCCGGGCCCAGCGGCGCCGCCACGCTCTGGCAGTGCGACAGGGAGTAGGCCGTGCACAGCTGCCGGTTGCCGCTGCCGTCCAGCCCGTACAGCCGTAGCTCGCAGGCCGTCAGCTCCACGTGGCAGGAGCTCCAGCGCCCCACCGCCCCCTCGCGCTGCTCCAGCTCGCCCTTCTTCACCAGGCTGGGGGACGACTCCTTGGACTCTGCAAGAGAGGCGGGAGCGGCAAGTCAGAACCGGCGCCAGCGGACTCGGTGTGCCGTGCGACCGGGTGCGGTTTATCGTGAATGATTTTCAGAATTGATAACTGGTCACAACGACATGTTTTATATCTTTCTTAAGACCTAATATTGACCGATTAATGAACTGATTGTCGCctctataattattattataaagtattattaattattattagtagacaCGTTACACATACGACTCACAGTTCTCATGAGAAACATGTTCAAAGCATCACAAAGTGCAGTAAAAACAACCTGTACAGAACACGAGTCGGCACACACCGGCAGAGGTGCACACAAGAAAAACTGCTGAACATTAGACAGTAATAAACACATCAATAAAGAAACACAACGAACAGACCGGTGAGGCTAAAAGGTGAGGGTACTGCCCAGACACGGGGCGTCTGCAATCAGGGGGTAAACAAAAACTAGAACGAGAGGAGCAGAAACCGGGAGGTCTGTGTATGGTTTGTCTGGCACTTGGACGGCTCTTATTGGACATGATTGAACTCTGTAAACCGCCGGTGTGCCGAGAGCAGCCAACACAAGTTCCTGCAGTGTTTTTCCACGAACGAGGCTCAGCTGTGACACAATGGAGCCGCCCACAGGCCCACCGAGACCggcctcccctcctccctccctcccggctgCAATTAGCACAGGCCTGCCGGAGAGCTGCCGAGTCACGTGTAACAGGCTGCTGCGCCTTAGAGCTCTATGTTTCTCATTTGCTGAATGTTGtcattttgcttttctttcctttttcctcCCTATCATACCGTTGTACTCCTGCCAGAAGGACAACCATGGTTTTGCCAAGTGCACTGGCATCTCTGGCACTCATGGGTAATCTGGCTAGCGAGCCAGCGAGTTGGCGCTGCACGGTCAGTCAATTCACCCGCCGTGTAGAAACTCTCCCTTTCCTTCTCTTTCCCAAAACGTCCGAGTGTCTGCGGCAGGGCTGTCAAACCCAGGGCCGGGAGGTTTTCACCACCACCTGAGCCCTCTCAATCAATTAAGTTGGTTAATTGAGTAATTGAAGTTGACAGAGTGAAACATAATTTCGGTGtcaactgcactgcactgcttaGCAAGAGACAGTCGTGTTAATAAACTACACAACAGCGCACAGACGAACGCAAGGACTGAACACCGAAACACAAACTCCCGGCACACAAACACGGCTTCTAGTTCAGCTTGGTTTAGTTTCCTTATCTAACTCTTACAGCCAGCACTTGACCTTTAGCATCCAGAGCGTATCTCACGACTCCAGATGAGCAGGGAAATCGGCGCGGGGCTAATTCGCTCTTCTTATTAGGCAGATTCGGGGGTTGGGGGGCGCGCCGCCggccaaatacattttaatttcaaaaggCGCCGGGTCTGACTCAGCCAGCCAGGCCAGGTTGCTGCTAATTTCGCACTACAGAGACAGCGGTCAGACGAGAGAGTCGCGCCAGCAGAGTGCAgcagaataataacaacaacaaaacgtaAACCCCTTtagtgggggcgggggggcagtgGTGCTGGAGGCAGCGGCTATGGGATGCCGGACCCGAGTCTGTGTGGGAGAGCTGGCGCGCATCAAAGAACCAGGGAGggagaaattaattaatattgtttAGTTATCCATTTTAACCTGAATTCAATTTGTTAATATCGCCGTGCTGAGGGAGCGTGTGGACCGCAGCCTGTGTGTGCCGAGCCCGGGACACCGGAGACAGGTCCGTCTGTCAGCGAGACCAGAAAGCAGCCCTCCCAGACCCCCACATGGACCCCCACACTGGTATAGGTTTCCCTGACAGACAGGAgttacagtattacagtattaGAGTATTAATGTGTCCAGTCCTGCCCCCCCATTctaactctcacacacacacacacacacacacacaacattcataaatgaacactcactcactcacactctctctctctctctctctctctctctctctctctctctcactcccctcccccccaggtCAGCCCTGCCGCGCGCTCACAATGGCAAGGTTGTCGACGGAGAGAAAGAACTATTGAGGCGCCGCTGCCTTTGATGTCGCTCGGTGCTGGAGTGGATGCGTCTCTCGCGGCAAACACAGCAGGAACAACAGGACAGGCAGGAGCACCCGTGCGATTGAACACAGGGCCCAGACACACTCAGAGACGTCCACACACAGAgcgacacagagacacacagacacacagggacacagagaggtctacacacatagagacacacttgtGGAGTCCTACCTCCTCTCCCCAGGCCGTCCTTGGCGCCGGGCATGCTCCAGTCCAGCGCGGCGTTGTCAGTCACGGACCTGTAGTTGGCGTCGGAGCGGGACCGGCTGTGCCCGCGCTTGAAGCCGCCCCCCCCGCCGTCCTTGGCGTGCGCGGCCAGGTCGTTGGTGGAGCGGGCGCGGCTCCTCCGCCCGTGGCACATGCTGAAGATGTTGAAGGAGGGCGCCCCCTTGTGGTCCGCCCACTCCAGGCGGTTGGAGTTGCCCCCTTCCTGCCCCCGGCCCAGCTGCTCCTTGGTCAGCAACCCCCACAGCATGCCACGGGAGACGTCCTCCTGGGCCCCGTAGCCCTTGGGCGGGGCCGCGGGGGGCCGGTTCTCCACGGGGCCATCGAAGCAGTGCAGGAAGTCCTCCGTGACTTCCAGGGCGGGGCTGACGCTCTCACCCTCCCGCCTCTCCATCTTTGCCCTTCCCTGCCCCCCAATGCTCACCGGGCCCCCCGCCGAGCGCCCCGCGTGTCGGGAGCGACGGAGCCGCACGGCCTCTCACTGCAGCGCCGGGAGACGCCTGGGCATCTGCTGACCGATTCACGCGGGAAGCCGGCCAGACATGGTCTCCTGGGGGCGGCGGGGGGCTGTGTGTTCTGCCCCGGCACAAACAGGAAGGCAAAAAGCAAGGAGTGTTTGTCTTGGTTCGTCTCGTTTCCCTCCCCACACCGCTACAGTCCTACGATAGAGTCCTGGGACTGAATCGGagacacaacaaaaacaaagacgcAGCAAAGAGTCGATTCCAGGCGGCCTAGGAGGAGAGCTGGTCTGGGGGCAGGGGCTGAAGACTAGTGCCCAGACCCTTCATAGCTTCATGCACCTTTCATGGCTCCGTCCACCTCTGCTCTGTCCACGGGGGGCAGGACGTCTCTGCGCAGGGCAACACCGTCCAGAGAGAGACACGGGTTGGAGTCCTGACACAGCTCTCACAGCCCCCGGGCCACCTGCGGAAACACACGACACACAGGGTGTCAGGCAACACAACACAGGGCAGGTCTCGCCACACTCACCACCGCATCCAGCATCTCTACATCTGTGCTCTCCTCCCTTAAACTTATCAGATCCCCCCCACCTACATCAATATATCAACCTGCACCGTGGGAACTGCGAACACATCAGCCTACACTCGGGCTGTTGTACAACACCAGATCGTTAGGACTCGAACCGCCGCCCTGGTGCGAAATAATAACAGGAGTCCTTTACTTACGTCACAGTGTCCTCGTTCGTTTTCCCTCCCACTGCCGCTCTTTCCCaaaaacattgatttattttcaattccGTGTACAAGCATCACACAAGCGCCCGTTTCCCAGAGAGCGACACCAAGGACACACATGCGTCCGACACATAAACTCTGTGGAAACAAcatcccccccccactccatCCACCCCACACCCCTACCCTCGCCACCACAGCAGGTACCCGACAGGAGCCGTGGAGAGAAGCGGTCCTCGCTCAGCCGCACACCCTTGAAGGGACGGGCCGACGGACTCCGGAGCAAGTCAGTCAGCCAGGCGCGCAGGCGTGGATGTGGGGGTCCGAGCGCCGAGCGTGTCCGTCTCCCACGGATGAGCCCCCGACACACCCCGCTGCCTCTCCTCTTGCAGCCAGCGCTCAGTCTCcgactccctccctccctcgctcgcTGGCTGGCTCCAGGCCATTAATAATTCAGACTGCATGACGTAAGGGCCAGCCAATCGGGCAGCGGAAAGTGATAAGAGCTTCCACAACAGCCGGGCTTTTCCGTGCCAACATGAGCCAGGAGTCCTGCGCACGACTCCACAGCTCAGCCCGCTACgcccacacactccctctctcactgacATTCGCTCACTCTGTCCCTCTCACTCTTTCCTACTCCCACTCAGGCCAGGATGTGACGTCAGCAGTGACCGCCACGGGGCCGCACACAGGAGTGGCACCCAGGGCTGAGAGAACCTGCACAGGCCGCCCAAATTCAATAAGCATCAGCAGAGCTTGTTCCGAGTTACAGCCGCCCTGCTGGTGCATCGAATCGCTCCGTGGATAAGGCGACTCTTCAATGTGCACGTGCCGGGAGGGACATCCTCTCGaactgatatttatttaacagctTCCTTTCCTACACAATTCCTGGTGTCTCCTTTTCAGGCCGTGTTTGGTTTTCACTCTGGTGTCTCCAGGTCACTGTTAGCCAAGGCTCACGGCTTGTCTTTCCCATTAAACCCACaaaatcaaaccattaacaCTTTTAatacacaaagacacaaagaACTCCGAATTTGGTTTCCTTTATTGCACACAAATCTCCAGCCCACAGCGCAGCCGGAAAAGGGGAGTCAGAGTCTGGGAATAGACTTGGGCAGGATGGGGAGGCCGGCAATAACTCCGGATGCAGAGCAGCAGAACGGTCCCGGGCAGGCTTTGGGAGTTGGACCAGCTGCCCCACGCACCTGAAGCCCCGCTGTGGGCCGGGAGGTCTGTATTCGCAGGCGGCAGGGGGAGCGGCACCCCAGCTCTCTGGTGACCTCGGTGTGCTAGTGAAAGTCGCACGCCGGCACTACAGACACATTCATCATCATAACCTTCCAGCCTGTGAGCACCGACCGATCAGCCAATCAATACACCGCGGGGCAGCAACATTATTCCTCCCACTGAGCACCGAGGCGATAGACGGGCCGTTTCTCCAACACCCAACACATGCTAACCAATGCAGCGCCTTCAGGCCGGGTCGGACCGTCAACGCCTGGTGGCTCAGAGCGCAGATTTGGGATTCAAGACCACAGAGACCccccacagaaacacacacacccccagaaCCTGTGCTGAGATCTCAGTGCTCACGAATCACCCGAACCTGCCAGCCACTGTGATGCCAGCACTGCCTGGCACagtaaaagaaacacaaaacacaccctTCCCAGACCTGCAGCACACGGGCACACAATACCGCCCTGAAGCCGGACAGCCGTCTctctgcccccaccactcccagCACTGAACGCCCATCGCCCCTTGTGAAGAAGAAGTGTAGTAAGATAACTGGGTCAAAACAGTGCACAAATAGTATTAATGGGATACTAATGGCTTGCTAATAGTATACTAGTGTGACCCAGTATAGTTCAGTGCACTACTTTTCCACAGATCTGACCGAAACAAAAAGACACCTCTGAGGTCTGGAAGCACCTACACCACTCAGGATACTATCTGCCCCCAATTTAATTCGTTGTTCTCTATTGCAAACCCGTCCATCAACCAGTGTGGTCCCTCGACCCCTGGGCACTGGGGGCACACggcctctctcctctcccaccCTGCAGCCCCCCGGCCTCGGCCAGGCGTGGACGGCGGCGGCGGACGAAGCCACACTCGCCCCGGCGTCAGTAACCTCCACAGCCCCACCCGAGCCCCAAGCTCCCTGCCTCTACAGCCGGGACACAGCACCCCCAACCCCGCAGCGCAAACACCCCGCTCGGGTCTCAAATAAACCCCCTAATGGCGATACAATCCCGGGGAGAAGGGCGCCGTGTCCGCCGGTGTCACTGTCCGGGATTCAGACATAACGGTCTTCCATACCGCCTTTACATCCACAGTCAcattaaaacgcatttaaaaacaCACCTGTGAGTCCGCCATGGATTATAATCCACCCGATAACAAGAATAAACGTGTGTTATGAGGGTTTCATTTGATAAACAGTGACTCACCTGATTCTGTTTACAATCTGTCAGTTTGGGTTCCGTCAGAGAAAATGTCCGCCGGGTGCAACAGCCGCTTCGCGCACAAAGGTTCCGCTTTAGACGGGCGGCATTTCCTGCCGTTTTAATCAGCATGTGTCTCCCTGGACGGTCTGGGATTCAAGTCTCACAACAGGGCTGCTTTACTGTGATGTGGACTTACACATGAATATCGCATGTATACACCGCCTGTTGCTTTTCCAAAGTGACAATGATTCTCACATcaagaacaaacaaatcaatgcacagaattattattaatgactGAAAGTATAGGCTAATACAATATACAGTCTCAAAGCTGTGGTAAGCACCGCAATTCTTGTTCAGGCAGCACACTGTTAACATGTGTTTGTaggtttctgtgtctgtgctgtaagaAATCTGAACTACAAGGAATCCACAGGACCAGAGTGAATCAATAAGATGTGTATTGTATAAtggcaataaaataattaacaataataacaataataattaatcaataatACGGAGGATCCCCGGACTATGAGAAGGTTCTGAGCCCCAAGACAAATATGCGGTCATGTATAGGTTGAGACCTGGACAGCGAACAAAGAAAAGTCTATATGTGGGAATAATTTGGAAGAATCAATGAATGTTCATTAAATACTGGTTAATATGCAAGGCTAACAGATAGATAAATATTGTCTACTGAATGATCAACAATATCTCTAATGAGGCAAACCCTCTGGTCCATTTCCACCTGAGCACTGCTGTGTCCTTGTGGACGACTCTCAGACACAACAGGACATTCGTTATCAATACAGCCGTGTTCACCTCGTCCCTGAAAGTGTCCAGGCGGGGAAATCAGGTGTTTTGGGAACTGAGTGTCTGTGTCGGCTGCAgacgtctcacacacacacacacacacgcacacacacacacacacacacacacacacacacacacacaggcctgcaTGAGCCACAATGGATTCATCTGGATCAGTTCAATATAGTCGCTGATCAATACTAGACATTCTCATAGGGCagatgtgtgtaggtgtgtgtgtgtctgggcagatgtgcgtgagtgtgtagatgtgtgtgtgtgtgtgtgtaaacgtgcgcatgtgtaggtgtgtgtagatgtgtgtgcgtgtgtaggtgcgtgtgtaaatgtgtgcacgtgtgtaggtgcgtgtgtgtaggtgtgtgtaaatgtgtgtgcgtgtgtaggtgcgtgtgtgtgtgtgtgtgtgtgtgcgtgtgtgtgtgtgtgtgtgtgtgtgtgtgtgtaaatgtgtgcgcatgtgtaggtgcgtgtgtgtaggtgtgtgtgcgtAAGTGTGCGTGACCCCCACTGTCCCTCACTTCACACTCAACACTAATGCctccacaaataaataaataaattaacgcaaacaaaaacagtgggaggtaagaaataaagaaagacaGGATCAgtcaataaataatgaaaagacagagagagagggagagagggagggaggcgaATGCACTTGCAGCTAATTGGACCAGTGCGGCTCCGGCTGCCCGGGGCCCATTGTCGGGCGTCCACAGAAAGAGAAACATTATTCGAGCGTCTTTCAGGCGGCGGAGAGGGGCTCGCTAATTATCCCCGCGCTCTCAGCCCCCCCGCCCTCATTGTCCGCGCTCGTTTAGGAAGCCGCTAACGAGGGGGGAGGGGAGCCGGGGCTAATGGCTCCAAATAAGTTCCTCTCGGCCACATTGTGCGGGATAATGGCCCCGGAGGCCCAGCTGTAAACGTGCGGAAGACATATTGTCCCTGACCTACATAGAGCCGctgccacccccccccacatgCTGATCTGTCCCTGACGCTGCCTCCTGTCCCGAGAGTCACTTCACAGAgtcagggaggagaggagagagaggagaggagagagggagtgagagaggggcgacggaggggaggaggagaggagggagggaggaagagagagagatggaggaggagaggagaaagaggggttatggaagggagagagaggagtggccaaggagaaagagagaggaggaagtgtctctttaaaaaaaagtattaaaccACACAGTTTCtgtcacacgcacacacacacacacacacacacgcgcacgcgcaaacacacaccctctctaacaggcacacacacacacaaacaaacaatacacacacactcgtaCACattctttctctcacacacgcactctcacccacacacacacacacacacacacactctttccctctctctctctcacacacagacagacagacacgcacacgcacacacacacaaaagaataGGTTCGGCTCAGACCCGGGTTCGAGGTGCATCTGAGAAGCCAATGCAGAACCCGAACCCCAGCCCTGACGCAAGCCTGGACGTGCCGAGGCGCGGGGGGGCGACTCCGAAACCAGAGCAGAGACTGTGGCTTcgtgagagagagggactgaTTGATCGGGGCAGGACTCCAGCTCAAGCCCCTCTCCCCGTCCCCTCTCTCTCGTCTCCGTGTGTGTCGTGCCGTTGTGGCTCGTGATGCCGTGCGCCGGGTCTGATTGCTAAATGATGATTGTGTTTGAGGACAAGGCTTTCATCTGGGCCAGGCCTGTGTCACGtcaccctcctctcctctctcgtCTCTTCTCTCCTCCGCTCTgttctcctctcccctcccctcccctcctctccacCACAAAGGACGCGCTACTTCTGCTAGTTTGCTTTTGATGAGGAGACCAATTGTTTGTCTCCATGGAAACCACGGGGAAGCCGGCTCCTCTGCTCTGAACAAGGTGCGCGGCTGTGGGGGGGCAGAAGAGGAACACGGAGACGGTAAACAGTACACACAACACACggcacacacaatacacaacagacacacacacacagagcacagctggCCATCAGTGCAGCCCGCAGCCCTGGCGCTGGGCCCGGTGTGGGGATAGACATGCACATGGGGAGACACGCAGGCACAACGACACAGAAAGAGACACACAGGAAGAGAAACACAGGGACAGACAtgcagggacagggacagggacacagGAAGAGACACGCAGGGAGAGActgcctctctcttcctctcttccctcccttgctctctccatctctctatccctttccctccatctctctcccaccctctctcactctctgtgtcAACAGATGTTACCCACCCCAGTGTTACCTGTCCTGCTACTAGACCGAGCCcggcagcacacacacacacacacacacacacacacgcacacacacacacacacacacacacacacacacacacacacacacagacacagacacagacacacacacactcacacacacacacacagacacacacgcacacacacacacacacacagacacagacacagacacacacacactcacacacacacacacacacagacacgcacacacacacacagacacagacacagacatgcacacacacgcacacacacacacagacacacacacgcacactaacacacacacacacacacacacacagacacgcacacacacacacagacacacgcacacacacacacagacacacacacgcacactaacacacacacacacacacacacacacacacacacacacacacacacacactgactgtgtctctcagagGCTCGACGGCGCCGCTTCCCCCGAAATCCAATTACGGCCGGACAATAGCGGCGCATAAAGGCTGTGATACTTATTAGGACATTTCGCCTTTCTGGGAAACCCAAGTGCTTCCACTGCCGGTGCTGGAGACGGACGGGGAGATTACTGTAGATTACTGCAGATTACTGCAGATTACTACACTGAGTCTGTCAGGACCACAACACCAACAGATGAATCaaatgatcaataataataataacaaaagacAGGGAGTGCCgtggggaggaggagagggacgtgtctctgtctctgtctctgtcctctcCACTGCAGGACCCGGGGAGGGATTCggtttattacatattttaaacactATGCAGAAACCGCAGTAAATCGCTAAATGtacattttgcattattatttcttttttaatgagcAGGTATAGTGATGTTGCAGTCTCCTCCCCTGACCTGCAATAAGAACC carries:
- the plekhm3 gene encoding pleckstrin homology domain-containing family M member 3; the encoded protein is MERREGESVSPALEVTEDFLHCFDGPVENRPPAAPPKGYGAQEDVSRGMLWGLLTKEQLGRGQEGGNSNRLEWADHKGAPSFNIFSMCHGRRSRARSTNDLAAHAKDGGGGGFKRGHSRSRSDANYRSVTDNAALDWSMPGAKDGLGRGESKESSPSLVKKGELEQREGAVGRWSSCHVELTACELRLYGLDGSGNRQLCTAYSLSHCQSVAAPLGPDGRVLQALFFNSTRLQLRAPCQWEALDWRQRLWERVLAVRPVQQGEDPAVAPSAPAPRPPCRPTALPLFTQRCQDVLKAGVLYQLTDLNNWKAFTFVLSKALLQAFPTEGRGPVSEPLLRRALSGCLAVQRDDSEGRTAFQVVFANDVLRLRAETERRAQDWVEALRTAAAAQRADPPGPAPAAGAVVLRGKPNREQRRRRDAQRGQRQSVTSSFLRILTCLAVEKGLTAQSFRCAGCQCAVGLSRGRAKVCCYSGWYYCQSCHQDSLFLIPARLLHNWDTSKHKVSKQAKEFLEFVYEEPLLDVQQLNPCLYGQCDALAAVLRLRQQLQSLRAYLFNCRATVAEDLRRRIFPREYLLQHIHLYSLADLQQVIDGKLAPFLSKVIKFASAHVFGCSLCSQKGFVCELCHSRQVIFPFQDTATKRCEGCGAVFHAECRSRAQPCPRCVRRELHKKPRAFWRGLQPGDGTAAAEDPYSCFELPFQDT